The following nucleotide sequence is from Paenibacillus andongensis.
CAAACATGAATATTTGGTCAAATCCAGCGTCCAGAATATGGCTTAATTTAAGGATCAGCATCAGAATAATGACGCCTCGAATGCCGGGTAATGTGACATGCCATAGCTGTCTCCACTTGGAAGCGCCATCAATCCGTGCCGCTTCATATAAACTTGGATCAATGCCTGCTAATGCGGCAAGGTACAATATCGCTCCCCAGCCAATATCCTTCCATATTTCAGATAAGATGATCAGCAGTCTACCCCAAGCTGGTTCCGTTAGAAAGGAGATCGGCTGAATACCATTTTGCTTAAAAATCAAGTTAAAAAGCCCATCTCCTGGAGCTAATAACGCCACCATCAGTCCATAAACAATGACCCATGACAGAAAATGGGGTAAATAAGTGATCGTTTGTACGATTTTCTTAAACCATTGGGTATACACTTCATTGAGCAGCAAAGCTAGAACGATCGGGGCGGAGAAACCGAACAATAGCTTATACAGCGATATGATAATTGTATTTCGCATAATATCCCAGAAATAAACGCCATTGATAAAATCTTTAAAATTTTTCAATCCCACCCATGGGCTATCCCATAGTCCCAAAGCCAGGTTATAGTTTTTAAAAGCAATGATGATTCCCGCCATAGGAATATATTTGAATACGGCAAAGTAAACTAATGCCGGAAATAAGAGAGCATACATCACCTTATATCTTTGTATCGTTCTTATCCATGAATTCCGCTTTTTGGGGGTGGGAATGGCGTCCGCTGCCAATTTTGCTTGCATATCATCACCTCGTCTTTATTTATATTTGTATAATAGCATTCGTCTATCGGATAAATTTCTGTGATTTCTAGAATTTCTTACAAGATATTAAGTACGTGAAGCCTTCGAGAATTCCAATACACTAGGCATTCAATTTCCCTTAAGCTTCACCTACTTTATAAACAAAGGCCTTTCTTGATGACTTCGTCATCAGGAAAGGCCTTTGTTTTAATTTAACTTCGTATCGATCATTCGGCTAATCATCGCCACAGCTTCCTCACGCGTAATCTCATTATTCGGCCTTAACGTACCATCTGGATATCCGCTAATAATCCCTTGCTCTACGAGCATTGAGACATATTCGTTCGCCCAAGCCGGGATCATGCTTCCATCGAGGAATGAACTACCCGCTCCGGTTGCCTTGCTGTCTCCAGCTTTCAAGATGCGACCGATCATAGCGATCGCTTCAGCTCTTGAAATGGGCACGGAAGGCGCGAGATAAAGCTCATTTTGACTGGAAGTCCCCCCCAGCCATTGGTTCATAAGTGCCGTGGACATGTAAGGTACAGCCCATGGAGCCACATCATCCCGATCCACGTACTCCGCCGGCAGATTGCTGGTTGAAAGCACTGTCCCCCATGCGCCAACGACGATCTTGGCAAACTCTTGCCTTGTAATGGATCGCGTTGGTTCAAAGACGAGGCTATCTCCCTGATCAATGCCGTTCACCGCACCCATCGATGCGAGGCGATAGACCATATCGCGAGACCAGCGATTGTTCATATCTTTGAAATCCTTCATATCAGCATTATACAGAAGGGCGTATTTGCTGAAATGAGGCAGCTTGGCAGTTATCGTGCCTGTTAACGGATTCATCACGCCACCGATATATTCCCACTTCTTCGTTCGCTCGTTATACCAGTAGATACCGGCTTTACTTGGGTCCTGAATCTCTTCTAAACGAAAGCGGATCGTAAGCTCCGCTGGCTCCTTCAGCTTAATCGGTTTATCAAACTTAAATTCATAGATATCACCTATGACCTTCAAGCCCTCACCTTCATAGGCTTTCGGGTTCCGCACTGTGCCAATCCCAAGACCCACGTTCTCTGGTATAGGCTGCGCCGCAAAACGAAGCGCCGCTCGATCGCGAATTTTCACAATCGTTTCTTGATTCGGAACAAGCTTAGCCGAGGTGACAAACTCCACATCTTGCTCT
It contains:
- a CDS encoding ABC transporter permease, with the protein product MQAKLAADAIPTPKKRNSWIRTIQRYKVMYALLFPALVYFAVFKYIPMAGIIIAFKNYNLALGLWDSPWVGLKNFKDFINGVYFWDIMRNTIIISLYKLLFGFSAPIVLALLLNEVYTQWFKKIVQTITYLPHFLSWVIVYGLMVALLAPGDGLFNLIFKQNGIQPISFLTEPAWGRLLIILSEIWKDIGWGAILYLAALAGIDPSLYEAARIDGASKWRQLWHVTLPGIRGVIILMLILKLSHILDAGFDQIFMFANSFNQEKIDIIDTWVYREGLERLKIGLATAVGLFKAVIGFILVLAANKLAKKFDGQIW